In Candidatus Paceibacterota bacterium, the following proteins share a genomic window:
- a CDS encoding nucleotide exchange factor GrpE has product MNKDDKNKRNNDEIVYEDDTKAKKTAKQADSDIVLDEENDSLEALVKKLKEKAKILEKEKQEYMNGWQRERADFVNFKKRMESEKVETVKYANENLIAELLTVIESFDMAFSNKEAWEKVDKNWRVGVEYIHVQFMKVLKENGLVELDPIGEKFDPMNHVADELKATSNEKEDGIILKVNKKGFSLNGRVIVAPKVVVGEFKK; this is encoded by the coding sequence ATGAATAAAGACGATAAAAACAAACGAAACAATGATGAAATCGTCTATGAAGACGATACAAAAGCCAAGAAAACAGCCAAACAAGCTGATTCTGATATAGTTCTCGACGAAGAAAATGATTCACTTGAAGCTCTTGTAAAAAAGCTCAAAGAAAAAGCCAAAATCCTTGAAAAAGAAAAGCAGGAATACATGAACGGCTGGCAGAGAGAGCGTGCTGATTTTGTGAATTTTAAAAAGCGTATGGAGAGCGAAAAAGTTGAAACGGTGAAATACGCCAATGAAAATCTTATCGCCGAGCTACTCACTGTGATAGAGAGTTTTGATATGGCTTTTTCAAATAAAGAAGCTTGGGAGAAAGTTGATAAGAATTGGAGAGTAGGTGTAGAGTACATCCATGTTCAATTTATGAAAGTCTTGAAAGAAAATGGCTTGGTAGAGCTTGACCCAATCGGAGAAAAATTTGACCCGATGAATCATGTCGCCGACGAATTAAAAGCTACGAGCAATGAAAAAGAAGATGGAATAATTCTTAAAGTAAATAAAAAAGGCTTTAGTTTGAATGGTAGGGTGATTGTTGCTCCGAAGGTGGTAGTGGGGGAGTTTAAGAAATAA
- the rpsI gene encoding 30S ribosomal protein S9, with protein MTETKHKYIEAVGRRKTSIARVRAVPSAKNSFEINGGKDIESYFKTEKQRLIANESITKLKSPLTFSFTAMISGGGFNSQAESLRLGIARILIKHDPELRKELKKLGFLERDQRAKERRKFGLKKARKSPQWSKR; from the coding sequence ATGACAGAGACAAAGCACAAATACATAGAAGCGGTTGGTAGAAGAAAGACATCGATCGCAAGAGTGAGGGCTGTTCCGTCTGCTAAAAATTCTTTTGAAATAAATGGGGGTAAGGATATAGAAAGCTATTTCAAGACAGAGAAGCAAAGATTGATCGCAAATGAATCTATCACAAAATTAAAATCCCCATTAACGTTCTCATTTACAGCCATGATTTCTGGCGGGGGATTCAATTCACAAGCAGAATCACTTAGACTCGGTATTGCAAGAATCCTTATCAAGCACGATCCTGAACTAAGAAAGGAACTCAAAAAGCTTGGTTTCCTAGAAAGAGATCAGAGAGCAAAAGAAAGGAGAAAATTCGGTTTGAAGAAAGCAAGAAAGAGCCCACAGTGGTCAAAACGTTAA
- the tyrS gene encoding tyrosine--tRNA ligase, translated as MIITDTEKINEVLTRGVESVIDKDKITKKLKSGKTLRIKHGIDPTSPNIHLGRSIPLLKLRDFQNLGHKIILIIGDFTGVIGDTSDKESERPMLSEKQVKENMKSYAKQAGKILNLRKAKIYYNSKWLGKLGYKEICMQANAFSVSDFISRENIKKRLDTGKRVSLREVVYPLMQGYDSVATEADIEVGGTDQTFNILAGRELQRLYKQEPQDIVLNPLIEGLDGRKMSSSWGNTINLFDSPNDMYGKAMSLSDELIIKYFTFTTRVDLATIEQYKKELESGVNPRDIKKKLAFELTKFYHSEKEAQKAGEYWVNTFSKKEVPTEMQELKPSVNDIITVLIEAGFCPSRAEARRNIEQGGVKINQTEISDPKATVKVGDIIQKGKRFFVKIK; from the coding sequence ATGATAATCACAGACACTGAAAAAATTAATGAGGTTCTTACACGCGGTGTTGAAAGCGTTATAGACAAAGATAAAATCACAAAAAAATTAAAAAGTGGTAAAACTCTCCGTATCAAGCACGGCATAGATCCGACGAGTCCAAATATTCACCTCGGTAGGTCCATCCCTCTCCTCAAACTTCGCGACTTCCAAAATCTCGGCCACAAAATAATTCTCATTATCGGCGACTTTACCGGCGTCATCGGTGATACTTCGGACAAAGAAAGCGAGCGACCGATGCTTTCAGAAAAGCAGGTTAAAGAAAATATGAAAAGTTATGCGAAGCAAGCCGGCAAAATCTTAAACTTAAGAAAAGCCAAAATCTATTACAATAGCAAATGGCTCGGCAAGCTCGGCTACAAAGAAATCTGCATGCAAGCAAATGCTTTTTCTGTCAGCGATTTTATATCAAGAGAAAATATAAAGAAGCGACTCGACACAGGAAAAAGAGTTTCGTTGAGAGAGGTCGTCTATCCGCTTATGCAAGGCTATGATTCAGTAGCGACAGAAGCAGACATTGAAGTCGGTGGCACAGATCAGACATTCAATATTCTAGCCGGTAGGGAATTGCAAAGACTCTACAAACAAGAACCACAAGATATCGTCTTAAACCCTCTTATAGAAGGCCTCGACGGCAGAAAGATGAGCTCAAGCTGGGGCAACACTATCAATCTTTTTGATTCCCCAAATGATATGTATGGTAAAGCAATGTCGCTTAGCGATGAATTGATTATCAAATATTTTACTTTTACAACAAGAGTAGATTTGGCAACTATCGAACAATATAAAAAGGAGCTTGAATCCGGAGTAAATCCTCGTGATATAAAAAAGAAATTGGCCTTCGAGCTTACCAAATTCTATCATTCAGAAAAAGAAGCACAGAAAGCCGGGGAATATTGGGTAAACACATTTTCAAAAAAAGAAGTGCCAACAGAAATGCAGGAGCTCAAGCCGTCCGTAAATGACATTATCACGGTTTTGATAGAAGCTGGTTTCTGCCCTTCAAGAGCAGAGGCAAGACGTAATATAGAGCAAGGCGGTGTAAAGATAAATCAGACAGAAATCTCCGATCCAAAAGCCACGGTAAAAGTGGGTGACATAATCCAGAAAGGTAAGAGATTTTTTGTAAAGATTAAATAG
- a CDS encoding DNA-directed RNA polymerase subunit alpha, producing the protein MPDQYKILLPSKPKIIKEEGFSGVYEIDGLYPGYGHTLGNSLRRIILSSIPGVAITSIKIDGVQHEFSTISGIKEDVINIILNLKKVRIKMLTDEPQTIELKVKGIKDVTAGDIKVPGQVEVLNPEQHIASITDKATTLDIEMRIQKGLGFIQKEEHQKERVDIGMIALDAIFTPVKRVNYEVENMRVGDRTDFNKLKISLETDGSISPNETLEKSIFIMIEQLKAIVGFEEPVEEKEETKKEESTDEKEVDSEFLKTRIETLDLSVRTINALTGANIRTVGGLARKKEKDLDDVEGLGAKGIQEIKKVLGNFGVILK; encoded by the coding sequence ATGCCTGATCAATACAAAATACTATTGCCATCAAAACCAAAGATAATCAAGGAAGAAGGTTTTTCTGGTGTTTATGAGATAGACGGTCTTTATCCAGGATATGGCCACACACTAGGAAATTCTTTGAGAAGGATTATTCTTTCTTCTATCCCTGGTGTTGCTATAACATCTATAAAGATAGACGGTGTTCAGCATGAATTTTCAACGATAAGCGGTATCAAAGAAGATGTTATAAATATTATTTTAAACCTAAAGAAGGTTAGAATAAAGATGCTCACAGATGAACCTCAAACAATCGAGCTTAAAGTAAAAGGCATTAAAGATGTTACTGCCGGCGATATAAAAGTCCCTGGTCAAGTAGAGGTACTAAACCCGGAGCAACACATCGCTTCTATCACAGATAAAGCTACAACCCTTGATATAGAGATGAGAATTCAGAAGGGTCTAGGATTTATACAAAAAGAAGAACACCAGAAGGAAAGAGTGGATATCGGCATGATTGCTTTGGATGCAATCTTTACCCCAGTAAAGAGAGTCAACTATGAGGTTGAGAATATGCGTGTCGGCGACAGAACAGACTTCAATAAACTTAAAATTTCTTTGGAAACAGATGGCTCAATATCGCCAAATGAAACTTTAGAGAAATCGATCTTCATAATGATAGAACAACTCAAAGCCATAGTGGGTTTTGAAGAACCAGTAGAAGAAAAAGAAGAAACAAAGAAAGAAGAAAGCACAGACGAAAAAGAAGTCGACTCAGAATTCTTAAAAACTAGAATAGAGACATTGGACCTTTCGGTAAGAACAATCAATGCACTTACAGGAGCAAACATCAGAACCGTCGGTGGTCTTGCCAGAAAGAAAGAAAAGGATCTTGATGATGTAGAGGGTCTTGGGGCAAAGGGTATCCAAGAAATCAAGAAGGTTTTGGGGAATTTTGGGGTTATATTAAAGTAG
- the dnaK gene encoding molecular chaperone DnaK: MSKIIGIDLGTTFSAVAVMEGNAPKILENAEGARTTPSIVATTKTGERLVGLLARRQAVTNPKNTIFQIKRFMGHQFDDAGVQKDKASVSFDVLKASNGGVEVAMAGKNYRPEEISAMILQKLKNDAEARLGEKITDAVITVPAYFNDSQRQATKDAGQIAGLNVLRIINEPTAAALAYGLNKNKNEKIAVYDFGGGTFDISILEIGDSVVEVRSTDGDSHLGGRDIDKRIVDWMAEQFQKENGIDLRKDALALQRLDEAAEKAKIELSTAVESEINIPFVTSGTDGPKHLLIKLSRATLENLIKDLIERSIEITKRALSASPFKMNEIQEIIMVGGQTRMPAIVKAVKDLFGKEPNMSVNPDEVVAAGAAVQGGILRGDVKDVLLLDVIPLSLGIETMGGVATHLVEKNTTIPTTRSQIFSTAADNQTSVEIHIVQGERPMASDNKSLGKFILDGIPPAPRGMPQVEVAFDIDANGILNVKAKDKTTNKEQSIRIEASSGLKKEDIEKMKKEAELHADEDKKKKEEVEVKNIADQMIYTAEKAIKDNGAKITPEIIKGVEDKISALKTAKNGTDSAAIKTATEALSAEMQKIGEAMAKAQKDQAGQQGATEKKEDNVKDAEFKEKGGEEKK; encoded by the coding sequence ATGAGTAAAATAATCGGTATAGACTTAGGGACAACCTTTTCAGCCGTTGCGGTTATGGAAGGTAATGCTCCAAAAATCTTAGAAAACGCAGAGGGTGCGAGGACAACGCCGTCTATAGTCGCAACGACAAAGACAGGTGAAAGACTTGTTGGTCTTCTTGCAAGACGCCAAGCCGTCACAAATCCAAAAAACACAATCTTTCAGATAAAACGTTTTATGGGTCATCAGTTTGACGATGCTGGAGTGCAGAAAGATAAGGCATCCGTTTCATTTGATGTCTTGAAAGCCTCAAACGGCGGAGTAGAAGTCGCCATGGCAGGAAAAAATTATAGGCCAGAGGAGATCTCGGCTATGATTTTGCAGAAACTCAAGAATGACGCAGAAGCTCGCCTCGGTGAGAAAATCACCGACGCAGTCATCACCGTTCCCGCATATTTCAACGACTCACAAAGACAAGCTACAAAAGATGCTGGGCAGATTGCCGGGCTTAATGTATTGAGAATAATAAATGAGCCGACAGCCGCAGCTCTTGCATATGGTCTCAATAAAAATAAAAATGAAAAAATCGCTGTATACGACTTTGGAGGTGGAACATTCGATATCTCGATCCTTGAAATAGGCGACAGCGTCGTCGAAGTCCGCTCAACAGACGGGGACTCACACCTCGGTGGTCGCGATATAGACAAGAGAATCGTTGACTGGATGGCAGAACAATTCCAAAAAGAAAACGGTATTGATTTGAGAAAAGATGCACTTGCACTTCAGAGGCTCGACGAAGCTGCAGAAAAAGCCAAAATAGAGCTTTCAACGGCTGTCGAATCAGAAATCAATATTCCGTTCGTCACTTCAGGCACAGACGGACCAAAGCATTTGCTTATCAAACTCTCAAGGGCGACTTTGGAAAACCTGATCAAGGACTTGATTGAGAGATCGATAGAAATTACAAAAAGAGCACTTTCTGCTTCACCATTCAAGATGAATGAAATTCAAGAAATAATAATGGTTGGAGGTCAGACAAGAATGCCAGCTATTGTAAAAGCTGTAAAAGATTTGTTTGGTAAAGAGCCGAATATGTCTGTGAATCCAGATGAGGTCGTCGCCGCCGGTGCCGCAGTACAAGGAGGAATCTTGAGGGGAGATGTCAAAGATGTTCTCTTGCTTGATGTTATTCCGCTATCACTCGGTATTGAAACAATGGGCGGAGTTGCAACACATTTGGTTGAAAAGAATACGACAATCCCTACAACAAGAAGCCAGATATTCTCGACAGCAGCAGACAATCAGACTTCTGTAGAAATCCATATCGTCCAAGGTGAAAGACCGATGGCGAGCGACAACAAAAGCCTCGGTAAATTTATCCTAGACGGAATACCACCTGCGCCAAGAGGTATGCCACAAGTTGAGGTCGCCTTTGATATCGATGCAAATGGAATACTCAATGTAAAAGCAAAAGACAAAACGACAAATAAAGAGCAGAGTATCAGAATCGAGGCAAGTTCAGGGCTCAAGAAAGAAGATATTGAAAAGATGAAAAAAGAAGCTGAGCTTCACGCCGATGAAGATAAGAAAAAGAAAGAGGAAGTGGAGGTCAAAAATATTGCCGACCAGATGATCTACACTGCAGAAAAAGCTATCAAAGACAATGGTGCAAAGATTACACCAGAAATTATAAAAGGTGTGGAAGATAAGATTTCCGCTTTGAAGACTGCCAAAAACGGCACGGATTCAGCTGCGATAAAAACAGCGACAGAAGCCCTTTCAGCCGAGATGCAAAAGATAGGTGAAGCGATGGCAAAAGCGCAGAAAGATCAAGCCGGCCAGCAAGGGGCAACAGAGAAGAAAGAAGATAATGTGAAGGACGCGGAGTTTAAGGAGAAGGGTGGGGAAGAGAAGAAATAG
- the rpsD gene encoding 30S ribosomal protein S4: MITGPRYKIARRLGPSIFEKTQSQKFALRNQKKDFAPKGRAKSDFGMQLIEKQKARFTYGIGERQFKNYVKNAGSQKATNINEALVQSLEKRLDNVVYRLGFAKTRQASRQMVNHGHIDVNGKRHSIPSFQVKIGDVITIRESSKAKPIFKDLNEKLKEARVPSWLALDVIKKEAKVQGAPKINPAEFSFDISAIFQYYSR, encoded by the coding sequence ATGATAACAGGACCAAGATATAAAATAGCAAGAAGATTAGGGCCAAGTATTTTTGAGAAGACACAATCCCAGAAATTCGCCCTAAGAAACCAAAAGAAAGATTTCGCTCCAAAAGGAAGAGCAAAGTCGGATTTTGGTATGCAACTTATTGAAAAGCAAAAAGCTAGATTTACATATGGCATCGGCGAAAGGCAGTTCAAAAACTATGTTAAAAACGCGGGAAGTCAAAAAGCAACAAATATAAATGAAGCTCTAGTACAAAGCCTTGAGAAAAGATTGGACAATGTAGTCTATAGACTTGGATTTGCAAAAACAAGACAAGCTTCAAGACAAATGGTTAACCATGGTCATATAGATGTAAACGGCAAGAGACATTCTATTCCTTCTTTCCAAGTAAAGATAGGTGATGTAATAACAATCAGAGAATCTAGCAAAGCAAAACCAATCTTTAAGGATTTAAATGAAAAATTAAAAGAAGCAAGGGTTCCTTCGTGGCTTGCTCTTGATGTAATTAAAAAAGAAGCAAAAGTTCAAGGTGCTCCAAAGATAAATCCAGCAGAATTCTCGTTTGATATTTCGGCCATATTTCAATATTACAGCAGATAA
- the dnaJ gene encoding molecular chaperone DnaJ gives MSKDYYKTLGLERNASKEDIKKAFRKLAHEHHPDKGGNQEKFKEASEAYSVLSDDTKRQQYDTYGSAGPAGSGRGAGGFGQGGFGDFGFDFSGFQNQAGGQGFDFDLGDIFGDIFGGGARRAPKKGRDISVDMEISFSESIFGAEKKIRLTKTSKCNTCDGTGAKRGTGMEKCSVCNGHGRVRETKRSIFGNFATEKICDNCGGSGKVPREKCAECRGAGILKKESELEIKIPADIDDEQVIRLSGGGEALKGGISGDLYIKIHVKVDPLFSKEGKNLVTELNIKISDALLGSKYSLKTLDGDIELKIPEGVAYGEILRIRGKGVPISASKRGDLLVKINIKLPHRLSREAKEAVEKLKEEGF, from the coding sequence ATGTCAAAAGACTACTATAAAACATTAGGCCTTGAACGAAACGCTTCCAAAGAAGACATTAAGAAAGCGTTTAGAAAGCTCGCTCACGAGCATCATCCGGATAAGGGTGGAAATCAGGAAAAATTCAAAGAGGCAAGCGAGGCCTATTCGGTACTTTCCGATGATACAAAACGACAACAATACGACACATACGGAAGCGCAGGACCTGCCGGCAGTGGCAGAGGTGCGGGCGGCTTCGGCCAAGGTGGCTTTGGCGATTTTGGTTTTGATTTTTCCGGTTTTCAAAATCAGGCTGGTGGACAAGGTTTTGATTTTGACTTAGGAGATATCTTTGGAGACATTTTTGGCGGAGGTGCGAGACGTGCACCGAAAAAAGGAAGGGATATTTCTGTTGATATGGAAATTTCTTTCAGCGAATCAATCTTTGGCGCCGAGAAGAAGATTCGACTAACGAAAACTTCAAAATGCAATACTTGTGATGGTACTGGTGCAAAAAGAGGCACTGGCATGGAAAAATGTTCGGTTTGCAATGGACACGGAAGAGTACGCGAAACAAAGAGATCCATCTTTGGAAACTTTGCGACAGAAAAAATCTGCGACAATTGCGGTGGTTCTGGAAAAGTTCCTAGAGAGAAGTGTGCTGAATGTCGTGGTGCGGGAATATTGAAAAAAGAAAGTGAGCTTGAGATTAAAATCCCAGCAGACATTGACGACGAGCAAGTGATCCGCCTATCTGGTGGAGGCGAAGCCCTCAAGGGTGGTATCTCTGGTGATCTCTATATCAAGATTCATGTGAAAGTTGACCCACTGTTTTCAAAGGAGGGGAAGAACCTTGTGACTGAATTAAACATCAAGATTTCCGACGCTCTACTTGGCTCAAAATACAGCCTCAAAACCTTGGATGGCGATATAGAGCTTAAGATTCCGGAAGGGGTCGCCTACGGCGAAATCTTGCGAATTAGGGGCAAAGGAGTGCCTATTTCCGCCTCAAAAAGGGGTGATTTGCTGGTAAAAATCAATATTAAGCTTCCGCATAGGCTTTCAAGGGAGGCAAAAGAGGCGGTGGAGAAATTGAAAGAGGAGGGGTTCTAG
- a CDS encoding uL13 family ribosomal protein encodes MEKKIYTIDAAGGKLGRIASKAVVLLIGKNSTTYARNVVFNVEVKITNADKLDIAENKLNTVYTRYSGYPGGLHEKSMSQIIEKHGKAGILKLAISGMIPHNKLKSKIIKNLIITE; translated from the coding sequence ATGGAAAAGAAAATTTACACAATAGATGCAGCGGGGGGTAAGCTAGGAAGAATTGCTAGTAAAGCAGTTGTCTTACTTATAGGTAAAAACTCAACCACTTATGCCAGAAACGTGGTCTTCAATGTTGAAGTTAAAATAACAAACGCCGACAAGCTTGATATAGCCGAAAATAAACTCAACACTGTTTATACAAGATACTCTGGATATCCAGGGGGTCTTCATGAGAAAAGCATGTCACAGATTATAGAAAAGCACGGAAAAGCTGGTATTTTGAAGCTAGCCATTTCCGGCATGATTCCACACAATAAACTTAAGTCAAAAATTATAAAGAATTTAATAATTACGGAATAA
- the rplQ gene encoding 50S ribosomal protein L17 has protein sequence MIHSNKNKQLGRKRNQRNALVKTLAVSLVRDGKITTTTTKAKVLRTFIEKLVTKARPGTLAAMRLVASRIGVSSAKKMIKEIAPKYKERTGGYTRVTKLERRLADGAEMAVIEFI, from the coding sequence ATGATACACAGCAACAAAAACAAACAACTAGGCAGAAAGAGAAATCAGAGGAACGCGCTCGTGAAGACTCTTGCTGTATCTCTTGTGAGAGATGGTAAGATCACGACGACAACAACAAAAGCCAAGGTTTTAAGAACATTTATTGAAAAGCTTGTTACAAAAGCAAGACCTGGTACTCTCGCAGCGATGAGGCTTGTAGCTTCAAGGATCGGTGTTTCTTCTGCTAAAAAGATGATAAAAGAAATAGCACCAAAATACAAAGAGAGAACCGGCGGATACACAAGAGTTACAAAGCTTGAAAGAAGACTCGCGGACGGCGCAGAAATGGCGGTAATAGAATTTATATAG